CTCTACATTGATTGATTGCATTACACCCTCTTTCATATGGGTTGGCTTCATGCGTCTTACAAAGATTGGGATGTTTAGGGCTACATCCGGGGCTAACATCAGCTTTTATAGCATCATAGTCGATGACATTTGCATTTACATTGGTAATCCCGACCATACCAATACAAATGAAAAGAGCACAAAAAAAAACGAGCATGTTTTGTTTGGAGATGGCCATTAAAACTCAATACTTGAAATAGTTTGATATAAATGACTTTCGACCCAGAATATTTATACTTGTTAGCTGTATTTTTAGTATGTCTatttattaccaaaaaaaaagaaagttttgaACCTATGGTTAATATTTGCCTACTATTTCGATCCTAACTCATATTTAGCTCAAACAATATTGAATTAGTCGTGAAgttcaagagaaaaaaaaaaaaaaaaatcaaatatgtcTTTATTTATGAATACGCCTCATAagtagaaattatattaaaatcagaaattatttattaaaaaatattttaaataaatatatatatataaacggAGAAATTTCTCTGTGATAACTCAATCATATAATAGGGGAGTGACATTTATagacttaattttaataattttaaaataaataaataaaataactcgaatgactaagttaaaataatgtcataaattgaaaatattataataatattaaactcgattattttttattaataatttaaattaataatattgaagaaaaaaaaacgagaattgagaatattattattttatttatttttagaaaggGTGTGATTGGGTGGATGTTTTTATGTTCTTCAGTTTTACATGTGTTTGTCACGTGATTCCTTTCTACCCACTCTCTTGTCTTTTTTTAGTCCCAATTAATTTTTACCGCACTCCAAAGCTGGTCAATTGTATATAAAAGCTAGTAAAAAATCACGGACCTTGTtacaattcaaatattaatatattatatcatcccattaaaatattaaaattttgactttACTCTTATTGAATGCGttcattttgtaaaatatcataacatgGTTTTGGTCTCCATATATATGCACATGGGCTCCCATACAAACTCGTATAATATGCATGAGATCCTTgtagtttaaaattaagacaTATATATGATACTAGTCACATTGAGCTCCCATACAAACTCGTATAATATGCATGAGATCcttatagtttaaaattaagacaTATATATGATACTAGtcacattttcatttcatacGTAACATAatcatttcatgttttttcatAATGTAAGGCAAGCAGTAAAGtcacttatttatttagtgaGGCAAaagttgattttcatttttcataatGTAAGGCAAGTGAGACCAAAGttactaaaaatttaagttttatttatttagtgaGGCAAaagttgattttcatttttcataatGTAAGGCAAGTGAGGCCAAAGttactaaaaatttaagtttatttaccgtttgattttgatggtCTTGTCgtcaaatattgaaattatatattgagCGAGAGcgattttcattcattttgatGGTCTTGTCGTCAAATATTGAAGtaatatataatgaaaaaaatcaaaattaaatgaaattatttttttggaaaatttggaaataaaaggtagaaaataaaaagaacaatatttgtgttaaataattaaaataaaaaattattagtcccccaaataaatacaaaataagcCAGAAGGAGCCCTATACTTTTGGTTGTAATTTGGGCAAGCCGACTCGGAGCGGAGGAGGCAGTGGTGGTAGCCTCGGGGGCAGGGGACGCGTCGTGGTGGGCGTGTGGGGCAAGATCAGCACCACCCTCCTTGTCAAACACCAGCTCGTTTTCGGCATTGAAATTAGAGGAATCAAAGGCATGAACCTTTGGAATCCCAGAATGGGGATTGACCCCAGGCCCAACTTGCCAGACTTGGTTCAGCGACTTAGCCTTCTCTGGAACCTTTACAGTAGCAAAGATGGTGAACTGCTCCTGGGAGCATTCGGCGGCGACGTCCCAAACAGGGAAAGAAAGGGAGTGGGAAGGGAGGACAACAGAGTAGGAGGAGATGTTGAAGGTACGGACAGCAGGGGTACCTCCAGATTGGGAGGCAATCAGGGCTTGGGCTCCGATCATGCCGGTGTGGGTGGGGTTAACAGCCCAGGCAACCCATCCCTCCTCGTGCGGCGGCGTGGCAATGAAGGCGATGGAAAGAGATGAATTTTTGGGGTCGTGGGTCCAGTGGAGAAAGGCGCCGAGCTCGGGGAGATCCTCGCAGTGGGCGAAGGATCTTTTAGGGAAGGTTTGGGAAGAACAAGTGAGGGATTGGGCCTGCGAGATGAGCGATCCAATTAGGCAAACACTGAGAAGGGCATTGCCTAAGGACGCCATTTGCAGGGGAATTTTGAGGAAATTATGAGAGTTTCCGTGGGAGACAGGGAATTGGGGAACAGGGTTTATAATCATTCATCTTATCTTATCAATGGATTACAAAACAAGTTTTTGTAGGGCTAAATATTAGGAGGGGGGAGTTGTAACATACCTATAAATTAaccttttttgttctttctttcctttttttaaggtttcaaTGTTTGAGGGATTGTACAAAAATACCTCccaattcatatttttaaatttagggtttatatTCCACGTTTTCTCTTAAAATTCGCCCTCTATCATCCTACTCAAGTTTTCCGTCAACTAAACAACATGTCTAACTcacctccaaatcatcctaAACTCCATccttaatttgtttttagaaaTAGTATGTGAGATTGTATATCGGTTaggacgatacgtaatggattaaagcagacaatatcggttgttacaaatggtatcaatatcggttgttacaaatggtatcagagtaagAAGACACTGTGCAGTGTGCAAGTAAGAACGTTCGGCcttgagatcttacatcggttggagaaggaaactaaacatttcttatcaataagggtatgaaaacctctccctaacatgcattttaaaaccgtgagatgggacggcgatatgtaacgagccaaagcggacaatatctgcgatatcagagccagacaccaagcagtgtgccagtgaagatGTTGGGTGAAgatgttgggcctccaagggggtggattgtgaaatcatACATAGAGGAGAACGATgtaatgatatcagagccaaacaccaaatAGTGTGTCAATGAAGATGTTGGGCCTTGAAGATGTTGGGCcttcaaggggggtggatagTGAGATCATACatagagggaaacgaagcatccCGTGTGGATACCTCTccctcttcctaacagacgcgttttaacaCCGTTAGactgatgacaatacgtaatagGTCGCCTCAACAACGAAGTACCTTTCATTttggaaaaatgaaatcatggacaataaacaaataaaacatccAAACCAAAgggtttataattattaaacttgAGTACACAACCACAAAAGTTTTGCTTTTGCACAAACAGTTTATACAATCGTTCATGACACACTCTTCACAAATGATTCATTAAAACCAATGAGTGTATGAAAACAATTCAGCATCGCCCAGAGAAGGCAGAGATCTCAAGTTGCTTGGAGGGATCCGGCATGGGAGCACTGTATCTACCGAACAGCTTGTAAGAAGACAGAATGGAAATGAAAGCATAGAAAGCAACCACAACGAAGGTGATCACCACCGAGGCCGTGGCTTTGCTGCAGAACTTCCCAAACGACCCACAGGCCGCACTCCATGTTATTTCAGTGTCCCCATTGTAGGCTAAGTACAGCACCTCCGTCGACACCGTCCCCGCCGCCAGGGTTATGTAGGTCAGCAGCTATGGAGATGCGAGGTAAACAATCGATTACATTTGATTCATCTTAATTATTATCTAATgaacacaacccaacccaacctgatCTAGGAAGAACAGAGTCCAAGCCTTAGACATGGTAGAAGGTCGAGACATGGCCGCCACCACCGCCGACAGGAACGAGTACCCAGCACATATTCCATTAACATGCACCAAAAACCTACATTTACTTACCAACGTTATTAAATCCACCACTAccaaatattattctcttttctctccaaatttataaaacacAATTAGTATGAGAGATTTctacgcccttataaagaatttacTGACATGAGATGTCAATTATTGGGGGTGAGTCAcacattgattaatttagtggaagatcatgagtttataagtgaggaatactatctccattggtacgagacctttcgggaagcccaaagtaaagctatgagagcttatgatcaaagtcgacaatatcatacgattGTGGAGAGTTTTAGTATCATCTAAACCAACTCCTTTTCTCGAGAGCATATTAGTAATCTAACAAAACCTACATCTTTAAGGCTAGCAACAATTTATCTCTTCAAATACTCGGAAATTCTATAACAGACATTACTCTGATACTACTAGTTAGATATAATAGACCTCCCGagattaatataatattgtccattttaagGGTACGTGCGAGCTAAAAACCACATCAttaaccaaaattttcaaaaacccatttgagaTCCGACAAAATTTCATagaaaaaagacaaagaaaactccatagattaaaaaaatgacgaAAAGGGGTTTCCATACTTGAAAGCTCCAAGGTCGGAGTAAGCAACAGAGCCATAGTCATCGGTCTGGGAGTTCTTGAGCATCACAATAAGCGCCGCCACGCAGAGCCCCATCGACGCAAGGCGGAGCAACGTGTCCGCCACCCGCATGCCACTACTGCTAAGGGTTTCATCGACAACAGCCGACGAGCTGGCCGCCGCCGCAGCAGCTCCACCATTAGTGCTGTATTTGTCGTCCATATGGAGAGATTGGAAGGTGAGGGTTTGGGTTTGTAATGTGGTTGGTCCAATTATAAGGCTCATCATCTGCGGTTGATTTATGGTCCATTAATGGTGGTGGTTGAGTTGCAGTGGGAGGTAGCATTGAAGGAGCTTGCTTAGCTTTCCTGAATCGCTATTAATGGGAAATGAATTGAGACCACACGCATTTCTATGTGAATTTTTATCCTCAAGATGTGTATGTGTGAACCCAATTATGTGTACACGTTTCTACACTGTTCATTCAATTACAGGAACCAAAAGTTGGTAATATATCACTACTTCTACTTCAGCTATATATCGCATTCTTGTCTATAATAGGAtccattatttaaatttggaatCGTAGGTACCCGAGATTTGGCTGTCTGGTTTTGAAACGGGATTTAGAATTTGGATTCAACACGTAATGGCCGTGTCATTGATACGACTACGTTACCTAATTATCTTTCAGTTTCTTATCATTGAgttaacttttatttcttttaagcAAATTTTACTATCATATTCTTAAGATTGGTGACATcgcacgtcggttggagaatggaacgaagcattcggtgtggaaacctatccctaatagacatgttttaaaatcgtgtacacaatatttgctagcggcaaccttgagctgttacaaatagtacaAGAACCAGACACTGGGTTGTGTTCCAACGAGAATGTTGAGCCtctccttataagggtgtgaaaatttctccttacacgcgttttaaaaatgtgaggctgacagtgatacgtaatgggctaaagctGACAATGCTGACAATATAGGCTAGTGGTGgccttagactgttacaaatggtttcagAGACAAACACCGAGCCGTATGCCAAGACACTGAATCTCCAAGAGGTGGATTTGTGAGTCGTGTGAAATTAACTATGAATAGACCCAACCCCAACCCTAGGTTGGAGTTGTGtggtttaaatttaatgtctttttaaaaaaaatccaaactttatttatattgttaCGATTATTCATTATCTAACTTTAATTTGAGTTAGTGTGTTTCATAAAGCTATAAAAAGTTGTTgcaattaaatttatcattattcccccataattaatatatattttccactaaatcataaaaataattttatttcacaaaaaaattaatttagttctattagaataaaaataggtGTCGGAAAATTTAGTATTGAGATTGATTCAACATGTGAAATTTCTCCATCGTGCCTAATAAATTGGTGTGTGTCTCAATCCCTCTCTGAACCTATAATTGTGTTCGAGAGATGCATAAACCTAAATCCtaatatttaaagttgttGGACAATCTCTATTCAAATTAGGtttataaatatgaatatgaacTTATGCTCGAGAGATAGAATAAACCTAAATCCTAAGATTTAgagttgtttatttatttaatattcgATGTATAAATTTTCGAGAAGGGGAGTCTAGGGGATCTTCTGGACCACGTATATAAAAAACTTGAAAGGTTTATATGAGTGCAAaggtttttattattttaatttatataattataagtttttatttGAGTAAactaatgttttttaatttaattgataaatttagaaaaaattagacattaatgaaattattattttttaaaatttaagaatataaattgatatatatatattaataaggaaacaaaataaaaacatcataatttGTTagagtatttaattttgttcgtccacaaaaggaaaatacagaaattaaaaataaaataacggTGTGTGATTTGCCCGTGCCCGCACTGCCCGGtttaacaaatttcaaattcctgctattttcttttaaatattaaataaaattttggaagggtacaaatttcaaatttcaaaattaaaaaaaaaaaaaaaaaaaaaaaaaaaaaaaaaaaaaaNCGGTCGACTAACATTCTGTAAAGAGTAACGCAAAATTTCCCTCTCTTTAACCAAAATCATCGGCATCTCTCTCTgttccaaaaaaaaagtttgagaaATTTGAGAGCACTAacatttcttttctcctttttcattctctttacAGACTCTGATTATTGCTTCTTTTAGGAATTTCCATTACTTACCGCCTCTGCCATTTGAATCTCCTCCTCCCCTTCTTCTATTGCCCTGTTTTTTCCCCTGTTTCCCATTTCAAAGAGTTTGGTGGCAATGCATGATCAAGATTCCTGTTCCATCCCTGGTGAAGGTATTACTGTTcgattcttttgttttgatcTTTTTCTTGCTGTTTATCTGGTGCTCTTAAGATGAAATTGGCTTGTTATAACTGAGGTAATGTGATTGATTGGAAATTTAGTGGTGGGTTACTGGGTTCTTTACTGATGTCCGTGAATTCAGAGGTTTCTTTGATTTGTACTGTTTTGATGCgctgttttattttatgacccaattttcatttagttGAAGTGATgatgaaaaccctaattttcttctGTGTTTTTTGGACTAATCTTTAATCATTGTAAGTTGCAGGGAAATCCATGCCGGAATTTACCTCGGCTTCTCTTGATCTAGGTATCTCTGCTGGTTCTCCCGATATTCCAGTCAATAACTACTGTGATTCACCAGAAATCTTGGATATTAAGTGTTGTAAACTTATGGAATCTCCCGTAGAGCTTTCCTTCGAAAATAGCTTTACGGGTGTTGAGGTTAGCCATAACCAGATAACCCCATCTGTTAGATTTTCCAATTTGTGTGAAACATATGAGCAAGAACTATCTCCAGAATCTTCCTTTGAGTTGGCTCCTTCTCCAGCTACCAGTTCTCTGAAATCTGAAGAACTCCTTCAAGCTATAAGTGTCAATGCAGGTGCTCCAAGTGATGCTGTGGATATGGATGGGATAAACTATGTGGAAGACAATTGGTATAAGGGTGGTGATACCATTAGGTCTGATGAAATTGAGCATCCTCTGTATCAAACCGCTCGTTTTGGGGATTTTTGTTACAATTTCTCATCATTAGAACCTGGGAATTATGTTGTTGACCTGCATTTTGCTGAAATTGTATTTACCAATGGCCCACCTGGTATGAGGGTGTTTGATGTCTATTTGCAAGACCAGAATGTAAGAATCTACATCTCATTGCCCAATCACCTGCACAACAtctattgatttttttgttcctaATCTTAAGAAATCTCGATAGATATGTTGTTGGTTTGGTTGTAGGTTGTTTCTGGCCTGGATATATATGCTCGTGTCGGTGGGAACAAGCCTCTCATTATATCTGACCTCAAAACTTCTGTCGATGTAAAAGATTTAAGCATTAGATTTGAAGGACAGATGGGTAGGCCAATTGTTTGTGGTATTTCTGTGAGGAAAGATCTCCCTTCAAGTGAGTAAAccaagcatttttttttctttctattggTTCATCTTGTTCAAGATTTAGTCTTTATCATCTTGTGGCAATGGACAATTCTCATCACAGATAGAAAAGAGGTTGAATTGCTCGAAGATATGGGATCATCTCAACTATCCAACGGGGAGATGTCCAAAGTAGGCcttctaataaatttgattaaacttaggattaaaatttgttgtgagccttatataaaattatttcaatcatGTTTTGTAGGATAGTGATGACTTGATAGTAAAAGAGAAGTACCTAGTGCTGCAAAAGGATCTTGAGCTCATGAAGAATGAGCTAGCAGCAGCAAGGAAGAACATGGAGGAACTTAGAAAGGAAAACAATCAAAAGAGTAGAGAATGTCAAGAAGCTTGGAAGTCTTTAAATGAGCTGCAAAACGAGCTCATGCGCAAGTCAATGCATGTTGGATCTCTTGGTAATAGACACTGACTTCTGTAGCTTCTAGCTATTTCACTATTTATTTGATGATCCTTTGATGGGTTTCCCTTTGCAGCTTTTGCCATTGAGGGACAGGTGAAAGAGAAGGGCAAATGGTTTTCTTCGTTGAGAGACCTTACCAGAAAAGTAAAGGTATGTAAAAGTAAACATTCAACATATAAACGTTCACGAAAAATCAGATTGGATTATTGAGAAGTTTCATATCTCAGATcatgaaaatagaaaacatcAAATTATCAGAGGAGGCATTGGCATTCAAGAACTGCTTTGTggatatgaatgaaatgacTTCTAAAATTCAGACAGCATGTAAGCTAGCACACCAACTTTTTACAAGAATCTACGTAACGTTAATTCTATGAATACATTGCTAATTAATTATCTGAGTCCACTTGTTTTTCCCCTCTGCTTTTTATAGTTAAACAGCAATTAGATTTGCAAGAAACCCTGAAGACTAAATTTGTTGAAGGAGCTAAGGAACGGAAAGAACTCTACAATAAGATGTTGGAGTTGAAAGGTCAGCTAGCTTTTCTGTAGTGTTCTTGTTTCAAAAGATTGACCCAAGTTTGAGAAACTGAAAGTGGTTAGTGATGTCATGCTCTTCACAGGAAACATTAGGGTCTTTTGTAGGTGTAGGCCTTTAAATACAGAAGAGATTGGTTCTGGAGCTTCAATGGTTGTTGATTTTGAGTCGGCCAAAGATGGCGAGTTGATTGTTAAGTCAAATGGGGCTCCCAGAAGAATCTTTAAGTTTGATTCTGTATTTGGTCCTCAGGCAAATCAAGGTAAAGAATGAAAGTATAATGCAAATGATCACAGTGAAACAATATATTGATTATTTGTGTACCTGAATTTGTAGGAGATGTGTTTGAAGATACTGCGCCATTTGCGGCTTCAGTTCTAGATGGTTACAATGTTTGTATATTTGCATATGGCCAAACCGGGACTGGAAAAACTTTTACAATGGAGGGCACTGAGGGAGCTCGTGGAGTCAATTATAGGATTCTTGAGGAGCTGTTTCGCTTAACGAAGGAGCGCCAGAAGCTACATCGATACAAAGTATCTGTTAGTGTCTTGGAAGTGTATAATGAGCAAATACGGGACTTGCTAGTCTCAGCATCTCAGTCAGGAAATGGTTCAAAAAGGTAATGATGGTTAGTCATTTCCTCTAAGTGACTCATGCAGTTATTGACTCATTGTGCTTGAGCTTATTTCAGGCTCGAAGTAAGACAAATCAGTGAAGGAATACATCATGTTCCTGGCATGGTAGAGGCACCTGTCGACAACATGAGTGAAGTTTGGGAAGTTTTACAAACTGGCAGCAATGCAAGAGCTGTTGGTTCAACCAATTGTAATGAGCACAGCAGCCGATCCCACTGGTCTGTCTCTCTATTTTACATTCGGTTAACTGATGAAAAGGATGTGATCTTGCTGTATATTAATGGGTGATTTTGGTTATTGCATATCAAACAGCATACACTGTGTGATGGTGAAGGGGGAGAATTTGCTAAATGGGGAATGCACAAGTAGCAAACTCTGGTTGGTGGACTTGGCAGGTAGCGAACGGATTGCTAAAGTAGAAGTACAGGGAGAACGACTCAAGGAaacacaaaatattaatagatCTCTTTCTGCACTTGGTGATGTTATATCCGCTCTCGCCACAAAAAGCCCTCATGTTCCTTTTAGGTAAGTAAGATTTGAGCTACTTTTGctgttataatattatcccATGACGCTACAAATAACCACTACACACCGTCTTCCTTTGTCAGAAACTCCAAGCTCACTCATTTGCTTCAAGATTCACTAGGTATTGTACTTTCTCCTCTAGATTATgtatttacttatttactgtaagatcccacattggttggagaggggaacaaagcattccttatactacgggtgtggaaatctctctctaacagatgcgttttaaaaatttgagggTAAGCcgaaaaaggacaatatctgctagcggtgggcttgggattgggctgttacatgtACACATTGCTTATGTGTTTATGTTGCTTTACTGATAAATGGAACTTGTATTTTTAGGGGGAGATTCAAAGACACTCATGTTTGTACAGATCAGTCCCAATGAAAATGACTTGAATGAGACTCTTTGCTCATTAAACTTTGCGAGCAGAGTAAGAGGAATTGAGTTGGGTCCTGCTAAGAGACAACTTGATATGTCTGAATTCCACAAATGCAAACAGATGGTAACAAGTGCCTCCCTTTAACAGATGCAATCTTCTGTGTTTTTCTATGATAATCTCAATCTGGTTCTTCACTCATTGCTTGTGTTAGGCTGAGAAAACAAAGCTGGATATGAAGAGTAAAGATCTGCAGATCAGAAAGATGGAAGAAACAATGCATGGATTAGACttgaagatgaaggaaaaagatcagaaaaacaaaaatctacaGGATAAGGtaaatgaattttgtattACAAAAACCATTAAGAACCCACATTGTTTGTGCTGATTTTTGTGT
This genomic window from Cucurbita pepo subsp. pepo cultivar mu-cu-16 chromosome LG01, ASM280686v2, whole genome shotgun sequence contains:
- the LOC111778642 gene encoding kinesin-like protein KIN-14Q isoform X2, which codes for MHDQDSCSIPGEGKSMPEFTSASLDLGISAGSPDIPVNNYCDSPEILDIKCCKLMESPVELSFENSFTGVEVSHNQITPSVRFSNLCETYEQELSPESSFELAPSPATSSLKSEELLQAISVNAGAPSDAVDMDGINYVEDNWYKGGDTIRSDEIEHPLYQTARFGDFCYNFSSLEPGNYVVDLHFAEIVFTNGPPGMRVFDVYLQDQNVVSGLDIYARVGGNKPLIISDLKTSVDVKDLSIRFEGQMGRPIVCGISVRKDLPSNRKEVELLEDMGSSQLSNGEMSKDSDDLIVKEKYLVLQKDLELMKNELAAARKNMEELRKENNQKSRECQEAWKSLNELQNELMRKSMHVGSLAFAIEGQVKEKGKWFSSLRDLTRKVKIMKIENIKLSEEALAFKNCFVDMNEMTSKIQTAFKQQLDLQETLKTKFVEGAKERKELYNKMLELKGNIRVFCRCRPLNTEEIGSGASMVVDFESAKDGELIVKSNGAPRRIFKFDSVFGPQANQGDVFEDTAPFAASVLDGYNVCIFAYGQTGTGKTFTMEGTEGARGVNYRILEELFRLTKERQKLHRYKVSVSVLEVYNEQIRDLLVSASQSGNGSKRLEVRQISEGIHHVPGMVEAPVDNMSEVWEVLQTGSNARAVGSTNCNEHSSRSHCIHCVMVKGENLLNGECTSSKLWLVDLAGSERIAKVEVQGERLKETQNINRSLSALGDVISALATKSPHVPFRNSKLTHLLQDSLGGDSKTLMFVQISPNENDLNETLCSLNFASRVRGIELGPAKRQLDMSEFHKCKQMAEKTKLDMKSKDLQIRKMEETMHGLDLKMKEKDQKNKNLQDKVKELEAQLLVERKLARQHVDAIVTEQIQQQQQHMKTESEDHKSAPARPQLAASRPLGSQKILHGSSYNSILGKKQINLTRPLTENNGSKPSFPFPSVDSAIKYPDSTEKENNPEMAEQSLVPTRRTGRASICPMAARRVPMALAPRRISLTPLPSIPSSTHLPSPMLPLPPSYQVEKIEKGDGSEDSNLAEQAAAQCESPKERKYGGKKLSNMLRRSLQKKKVQQMKSPVQQQVRRGGINLGLEKVRVSIGSRGRMAAAHRVLLLGGGGNGRRGVAKETQSKKEKERGWNIGTAVGRTVI